A segment of the Allosaccharopolyspora coralli genome:
TGGGAGTGTTCCTGGTGTCTCCAGGCCGCCCCGGGCAACTACGGCAATGGTGGTGGCGCACGGCCGGCGTCGTGCGCATTCTCCCCGCACTCGCCACGATCGCCCTCGCCGCCGGTGCGGTCACCCACACCGTCGTCGACGTGCCCACCGACAGCCCGTCTCCGGCCAGCGGCGCCGCCGGCCCCACCGGCACCCACACCACCCACGACGGCACCCCATGCCGATGGCACGGCACCCTGACCCCCGACACCACCGGCGCACTGCTCACCTGCACCTACCAGCACGGGATCCTGCGATGGACCCTTTCGTGAACAACCGCGACACCACCCTGCTCGCGGAACTCGAACACCGGGCACCACCGTGTCCACGCGGACACGGACCCCTCACCCCGACTCCCGACGCCACAGCCGACACCGGCATGAGCCTGACCTGTCACACCTGCGGCGCCCGACGAGCCCTCGACGTCGCACTGCTCCGCGGCCTCCTCGGGTCCGACGAACCGTCTCCCCCTCCTGCTCATCGAGAGGAGCCGACAACCGTCCTGCCGGTCGTCACCACACCCGAACCACCCACGGCGACCGAACGCACGACGATCCTGACCCCCGTTCGCGACACGACGACGGCGCTGCCCGAAGCCACCGAACCGAAACCGGCCACCGCACGCGGACTCCGCCCCGACGGCACCATCCGCACGACCGGCTGGTTCCAGGTCGGCACCGTCGCCATCAGCTCCGGCGTCTGGGCCGCCCTCCTCGGCCTCGCCGCAGCCTGCCTGCTCCTCCCGCACCAGCCGTTGCTGTCCCCGATCGTCGCCGTGTGCGGCTGGACGCTCTGGAAAGTCACCACCGTCTGGATCCGGCCGGCCTCCACCGCGATCAACCGCGACACGGTCGCCGCCGCCGACCTCACCCCCGGCACGTGCCTGCGGATCTACGGGTCGATCGGCCCTGTCGGCGTCCTCCACGGCATCTCCCCCGGCCGCCGCGGCCGCGTCCGCCTGCACTTCGGTCGCGACACCTACCGCTACGTGCCCGCCGACACGCCCTGCCACCGCGTCGAGATCCGCACCTGACGCCGAGCGGGTTGGTCTGCGTCAGCGGCAGGGAGAAGCTGCGTCGCCTTGTGCCTGGCGCAGCCTCAAGCCGCGCGAGCGCTCACCGGCGCAGGAAGCGGGTCGTCAGCACGTGATTTTTCGTCGGGCCCGCCACCGACCAGCGCTGCCACCACTCGTCGCGGCCGCACACGACGAACTCGCCCCGATACAGGTCGTCCCGACACGGGTGCTGCGCCTGCCACCGGCCCGACGACAGATCCAGATCGTGAAAGAAGTCCCCGTAGTCGAAGTGCACCCGGGCGCGCGCGCCGCCGTCGAGCCGGAAATGCAGCGTCCGATGGGCCGGAGCCCGGTGCACCCCCAACACCAACGTGCCCCACTCGTGAAAAACGAGCTCTCCTTCGCCCCTAGTGAAGGCCGCTTCCCCCGAGAACGCGCCCAACGACGAGCCCGCCTCGTCGGCGATATCTCGCTCCAAGCCCCATTGCCCGACGAAGAACTCCTCCAAATCGCGCAGCGGGAACATCCCACCGGCCGACACCTGCGGCCACCGCACGATCAGCGAACCGGCCTCACGCACCGGTCGACCCGCCCACCACGGCATCCGACTCCGCACCGCCGGACTCGCCGTCCTTCGCGGACTCCTCCGCAGGCGGCAACAACCCGGACACGTCCGAACCGGTGTCGTTGACCTTCACCACGAACGGCCGCACCTCCGTGTAGCGCACCACGCTCACCGAACACGGATCCACCACGATCCGCTGAAACGCGTCCAGGTGCGTGCCCACCGCGTCCGCCACGATCGACTTGATCACGTCACCGTGGCTGCACGCCACCCACAACGCGTTCGGCCCGTGCTGCTCGGTGATCCGAGCATCGTGCTCACGCACCGCCGCCACCGCGCGCGCCTGCACCTGCGCCAACCCCTCACCACCGGGAAACACCGCCGCCGACGGGTGCTGCTGCACCACCTTCCACAGCGACTCCTCCGTCAACTCCTTGACCGCCCGACCCGTCCAGTCCCCGTAGTCGACCTCGGTCAGCCGCGGCTCCACCACCGGCGTCAGCCCCCGCGAGGCCGCCACCTCGGAGACCGTCTCCGCACACCGCTGCAACGGCGAGACCACGAACTCCGCCACCGGCAACGCCCCCAGACGCTCGGCCAGCCCCGCAGCCTGAGCACGCCCCGAGTCGTCCAACCCCACCCCAGGGGACCGTCCCGCCAACGTTCCGGAACCGTTCGCCGTCGAGCGCGCATGCCGCAGCAGGATGAGAGTCGCCACGGCGCCGACTCTAGGTGCCACGACACGGCCACCGCACCAACCCCCACCCACGCACGTGGGCCCCCGCCGCGCCACGCGGCAGGGGCCCACCACACGCTCGGCTCAGAGGGCGTTGTGGAACTGAGGTCGGTGGTCCGGTACCGCCGCCCCAGTTCGCGCCTCGCGGCGTTGGGGTCCTCTTGAGTACCAGGCGTACGCGGCGAGAACCCCTGCCTTGCGAGGCACGAACTCCGAACGACGGAGCCCCTCACCCTGCCGAGGCTGATCACGTGTGACCGTGCCCTACGGGCACCAACGACAGTTCCCAAAAGCCCTCTCAGGGCGCCATCACACCGAACCCGAGCAGCGCATACACCAGCAGCCCCAACGCGATCCGATACCACACGAAGACGTACACGCTGTGCTGCTGGACGAACCGCAGCAACCACGCGATCGCCGCGTACCCGACGAGACCGGCGATCACCGTGGCCACCACCATCTGCGCCCCGCTCGGCTGCAGACCGGGACCACCCGCCTCGAACACGTGCGGGATCTCCGAGATCCCCGCCGCCATCACCGCCGGAATCGCCAGCAGGAACGAGAACCGCACCGCCGTCGGACGATCCAGGCCCAGCGTCAACCCCGCCGTGATCGTCCCACCGGACCGCGACACACCCGGAACCAGCGCCAACGACTGAGCGAAACCCATCACCACGCCGTCGCGCAGCGTCAACCCCGACATCGGCCGCTCCTGACGCCCGAACCGCTCCGCGAGTCCCATCAACACGCCGAACAGGATCAGCATCGTCGCCGTGATCCACAAACTCCGGAACGCACCCCGGATCGCGTCCTGGAACAACAGCCCCAACACGCCGATCGGAATGCTGCCGATGATCACGTACCACGCCAACCGGTAGTCCTGCGTCTGCCGAACCTCGGCGTCGCGGAACCCCCGCAGCCACGTCCACACCAGCCGAACGATGTCCTTGGCGAAGTAGAGCACCACCGCCAACTCGGTACCGATCTGCGTCACCGCCGTGAACGACGCTCCCGCGTCATCCCCGAAGAACAACTCCGAAACGATCCGCAGATGCCCCGACGAGGAGATCGGCAGGAACTCCGTCAGACCCTGGACCACCGCCAACACCATGGCCTGCAACCACGACAACGAAAACCACTCCAGCGCACATCGACGAACCCGACACCCGCGCCCCTCCGCGGAACCACCCCTCCGCAGAATCTTCCAGCATCACCCACACGGTCGATCAACCGCCCCGACGCACACACCCGACGTCCGGCGCAGCCCTACCCGCGTGGAGCCTGTCGCCGACCGGCCCGACGTGCCAGGCTGAGCGCAAGACCACACGTGACCACGCCGCGACCGTCGGGGATGCTGGAGAAGCGAAGCGCCCCACCGAGGCGTCAACCACGAGGAGGTCGTCGCTTGCGTCGCCTGGTAGCCACCTGTCTGACCGCCGCCGTGCTCACCGGCTGCGCCACCAGCAACGCAACCGACCCACTGCAGGTCACCGACGACCTCCGCGCCGCCGAACCCGCGCGCTCCCCCGCACCCGGCCAAGCCCCGGCAGGACGGGTGCTGCCCGCTGCAGCCGCGCAGCACACCAGCTACGACCCGGCCACCGGCACCCTCACCGTCGCCACCGGACGCACCCTCGCGCTCTACGACACCGCCGCACTCGGCACACCACCCCGCACCCTCGAACTCCCCGGCGAGCCCGCGACGCTGAGCCCCAGCAGCCGCGACGGCCACCTCCTCGCCCCCGTCCC
Coding sequences within it:
- a CDS encoding DUF6314 family protein, with the protein product MREAGSLIVRWPQVSAGGMFPLRDLEEFFVGQWGLERDIADEAGSSLGAFSGEAAFTRGEGELVFHEWGTLVLGVHRAPAHRTLHFRLDGGARARVHFDYGDFFHDLDLSSGRWQAQHPCRDDLYRGEFVVCGRDEWWQRWSVAGPTKNHVLTTRFLRR
- a CDS encoding histidine phosphatase family protein; translation: MATLILLRHARSTANGSGTLAGRSPGVGLDDSGRAQAAGLAERLGALPVAEFVVSPLQRCAETVSEVAASRGLTPVVEPRLTEVDYGDWTGRAVKELTEESLWKVVQQHPSAAVFPGGEGLAQVQARAVAAVREHDARITEQHGPNALWVACSHGDVIKSIVADAVGTHLDAFQRIVVDPCSVSVVRYTEVRPFVVKVNDTGSDVSGLLPPAEESAKDGESGGAESDAVVGGSTGA
- a CDS encoding undecaprenyl-diphosphate phosphatase, whose translation is MSWLQAMVLAVVQGLTEFLPISSSGHLRIVSELFFGDDAGASFTAVTQIGTELAVVLYFAKDIVRLVWTWLRGFRDAEVRQTQDYRLAWYVIIGSIPIGVLGLLFQDAIRGAFRSLWITATMLILFGVLMGLAERFGRQERPMSGLTLRDGVVMGFAQSLALVPGVSRSGGTITAGLTLGLDRPTAVRFSFLLAIPAVMAAGISEIPHVFEAGGPGLQPSGAQMVVATVIAGLVGYAAIAWLLRFVQQHSVYVFVWYRIALGLLVYALLGFGVMAP